The Mycolicibacterium hassiacum DSM 44199 genome includes a window with the following:
- a CDS encoding cytochrome P450, with protein MTGVRAVDELYYDPFDFEIDNNPYPIWKRMRDEAPLYYNERYNFFALTRYDDVARELPNFRTYRSGRGTTIDVIMSGIEVPPGVILFEDPPLHDLHRRLLSKVFTPRRMADMEPLTRQFCQRVLDPLVGSDSFDFIKDLGAQVPMRTIGYLLGIPESDQAGIRERTDRTLGLKQGTFREVTPEAFENSYQLFADYIDWRAEHPSDDLMTQLLNAQIEENGALRPLTRTEVLTYTSMLAGAGNETTTRLIGFIGQLLAEHPDQRRELVEDFSLIPGAIEEVLRYEAPSPVQARYVAHDTEYYGQRIPEGSIMLLINGSANRDERHYPDADRFDIHRGAAHLSFGQGLHFCMGSALARMQARVVLEEVLRRWPEWEVDYANAEMAHTTSVRGWGRLPVRVR; from the coding sequence GTGACGGGTGTGCGCGCGGTCGACGAGTTGTACTACGACCCTTTTGATTTCGAGATCGACAACAACCCCTATCCGATTTGGAAGCGGATGCGCGACGAAGCTCCGCTGTACTACAACGAGCGGTACAACTTCTTCGCGCTGACCCGCTACGACGACGTCGCCCGGGAGCTGCCGAACTTCCGCACCTACCGGTCGGGCCGTGGCACCACCATCGACGTCATCATGAGCGGCATCGAGGTGCCGCCGGGGGTGATCCTGTTCGAGGACCCGCCGCTGCACGATCTGCACCGCCGATTGCTGTCCAAGGTGTTCACCCCGCGGCGGATGGCCGACATGGAACCGCTGACCCGGCAGTTCTGCCAACGGGTCCTCGACCCGCTGGTCGGATCGGACAGCTTCGACTTCATCAAGGATCTGGGCGCCCAGGTGCCGATGCGCACGATCGGCTACCTGCTCGGCATCCCGGAAAGCGATCAGGCCGGGATCCGGGAACGGACCGACCGCACCCTCGGGCTCAAGCAGGGCACCTTCCGCGAGGTCACCCCGGAGGCGTTCGAGAACAGCTATCAACTCTTCGCCGACTACATCGACTGGCGCGCCGAGCATCCCTCCGACGACCTGATGACCCAGTTGTTGAATGCGCAGATCGAGGAGAACGGCGCCCTGCGCCCACTGACCCGCACCGAAGTACTGACCTACACCAGCATGCTCGCCGGCGCCGGCAACGAGACCACCACCCGGCTGATCGGTTTCATCGGGCAGCTGCTCGCCGAACACCCGGATCAACGACGCGAACTCGTCGAGGATTTCTCGCTGATCCCCGGCGCCATCGAAGAGGTGTTGCGCTACGAAGCGCCGTCACCGGTGCAGGCCCGCTACGTGGCGCACGACACCGAGTACTACGGGCAGAGAATCCCCGAGGGCTCGATCATGTTGCTGATCAACGGGTCTGCCAACCGTGACGAGCGGCATTACCCGGACGCCGACCGCTTCGACATCCATCGCGGCGCGGCGCACCTGTCGTTCGGTCAGGGTCTGCACTTCTGCATGGGGTCGGCGCTGGCCAGGATGCAGGCGCGGGTGGTCCTGGAGGAGGTGTTGCGGCGGTGGCCGGAGTGGGAGGTCGACTACGCCAATGCCGAGATGGCGCACACCACCAGCGTGCGCGGCTGGGGCAGGCTGCCGGTGCGCGTGCGCTGA